One stretch of Streptomyces sp. NBC_01142 DNA includes these proteins:
- the raiA gene encoding ribosome-associated translation inhibitor RaiA, whose product MDIVVKGRKTEVPERFRKHVAEKLKLDKIQKLDGKVISLDVEVSKELNPRQADRSDRVEITLHSRGPVIRAEAAAADPYAALDLATGKLEARLRKQHDKRHNRRGNGRISASEVADVVPGVAELNANGRPVSEEAPASIPTTRIGSLEVQGEGPLVVREKNHTAAPMTLDQALYEMELVGHDFYLFVDSETKQPSVVYRRHAYDYGVIHLETDPLAGSEAGGAGGALGG is encoded by the coding sequence GTGGACATCGTCGTCAAGGGCCGCAAGACCGAGGTGCCCGAGAGGTTCCGCAAGCACGTGGCCGAGAAGCTGAAGCTGGACAAGATCCAGAAGCTCGACGGCAAGGTGATCAGCCTGGACGTCGAGGTGTCCAAGGAGCTCAACCCGCGGCAGGCCGACCGGTCCGACCGTGTGGAGATCACACTTCACTCCCGCGGACCGGTGATCCGGGCGGAGGCCGCGGCCGCCGACCCGTACGCAGCACTCGACCTGGCCACGGGCAAGCTGGAGGCACGGCTGCGCAAGCAGCACGACAAGCGTCACAACCGCCGCGGCAACGGCCGTATTTCGGCATCCGAGGTGGCCGATGTCGTTCCTGGCGTCGCCGAGTTGAACGCCAACGGCCGGCCCGTCAGCGAAGAGGCGCCTGCATCCATTCCCACCACGAGGATCGGCTCGCTCGAGGTGCAGGGCGAAGGTCCGCTGGTGGTTCGCGAGAAGAACCACACCGCAGCACCGATGACGCTCGACCAGGCGCTCTATGAGATGGAGCTGGTCGGGCACGACTTCTACCTCTTCGTCGACTCCGAGACGAAGCAGCCCAGTGTCGTCTACCGACGGCACGCCTACGACTATGGCGTCATCCACCTGGAGACCGACCCACTGGCCGGATCCGAGGCGGGCGGGGCCGGAGGAGCGCTCGGCGGCTGA
- a CDS encoding GNAT family N-acetyltransferase gives MEPITLTTQRLLLRTFTTDDTEAVFQACQDPDIQRWTTVPSPYLRQHAAEFTGQMVPDGWRNSTMCTFAVLPREGGPLMASVAVTLRTFSGTWEIGYWTGKEHRGRGVMAETVGAVAHWAFTRLGATRLEWRAEVGNAGSRAVAEKAGFVVEGALRAALLNKDTLRDAWVGALLPSDLGLPSTHPYLPAALPAVRGDG, from the coding sequence ATGGAGCCCATCACACTCACCACCCAGCGACTGCTGCTGCGTACCTTCACGACCGACGATACGGAGGCGGTCTTCCAGGCCTGTCAGGATCCCGACATTCAGCGGTGGACGACCGTCCCCTCGCCATACCTGCGGCAGCACGCGGCGGAGTTCACCGGACAGATGGTGCCGGACGGCTGGCGCAACAGCACCATGTGCACGTTCGCGGTACTGCCCCGCGAGGGCGGCCCGCTGATGGCCTCGGTCGCCGTGACCCTGCGCACCTTCTCGGGCACCTGGGAGATCGGCTACTGGACGGGCAAGGAGCACCGCGGACGCGGGGTGATGGCGGAGACCGTGGGCGCCGTGGCGCACTGGGCCTTCACCAGGCTGGGCGCGACGCGCCTGGAGTGGCGCGCCGAGGTGGGCAACGCGGGCTCCCGGGCCGTGGCGGAGAAGGCCGGCTTCGTCGTCGAGGGGGCCCTGCGCGCGGCGCTGCTCAACAAGGACACCCTCAGGGACGCCTGGGTCGGTGCGCTGCTCCCCTCGGACCTGGGACTGCCGAGCACCCATCCGTATCTCCCCGCCGCTCTCCCGGCCGTCCGGGGTGACGGTTGA
- a CDS encoding LpqB family beta-propeller domain-containing protein: MPDSGDIHAVKASPRADSQVRVYAVPPRKGAPPHEIVEGFLEAMTSDDSDFATARTYLTPETSKKWRPEASTTVLSAAPNSGQAVSGDRDNPGWDYPLLGKQVATVDSQHAYQPVTPTDYHRNIHLVQQNGPDGKEWRIDSLPPGLVLGASDFQRNYRSVNKYYFASGRNVVVADPVYIRQRLDPVTRMDPVTQSVKALLEGPTNWLKPVVESPFPTGTTLKEGTKTLAFDDRNALKVPLNDKASNVGRPQCMKMAAQILFTVKDVTSTRVEQVELQRKDGSQLCVLNGGQAEEFAPDRSGRPEYQYFVDSKNQLALLVGAAKDIDEPENVPGPFGNGRLPVSAAGVARDERTAAAVSKDADRLFVASIISDSELGDPVLRSRGKDRASRLSAPSWDGQGDLWVADRDPAHPALLRLEDGVGTPQDVKIIPGLDGARIEALRVSADGVRIALLLTKDGRTTLKIGRVERHGPKDDPVVSVAELRPAAPQMETVTAVSWAGPSRLVVVGKESGGVQQVRYMQTDGSSSAASILPGLNQVRAVAAADDETRPLVAYSEEDGIVRLPPGANWQTLVKKGSSPVYPG, from the coding sequence ATGCCGGACAGCGGTGACATCCATGCGGTGAAGGCGTCCCCGCGGGCGGACTCCCAGGTGCGGGTGTACGCGGTGCCGCCGCGGAAGGGGGCGCCGCCGCACGAGATCGTCGAGGGCTTCCTGGAGGCGATGACCAGCGACGATTCCGACTTCGCCACCGCCCGGACGTATCTGACGCCGGAGACTTCCAAGAAGTGGCGGCCGGAGGCGAGCACCACGGTGCTGTCGGCCGCGCCGAACTCGGGACAGGCCGTGTCCGGTGACCGGGACAACCCGGGCTGGGACTATCCGCTCCTCGGCAAGCAGGTTGCGACGGTGGACTCCCAGCATGCGTATCAGCCGGTCACGCCCACGGACTACCACCGGAACATCCATCTGGTGCAGCAGAACGGTCCGGACGGCAAGGAGTGGCGCATCGACAGCCTGCCGCCGGGGCTGGTGCTCGGCGCGTCCGACTTCCAGCGCAACTACCGCTCGGTGAACAAGTACTACTTCGCCTCCGGGCGGAACGTGGTCGTGGCCGACCCTGTCTACATCCGGCAGCGGCTGGATCCGGTGACCCGGATGGATCCGGTCACGCAGTCGGTCAAGGCGCTGCTCGAAGGGCCGACGAACTGGCTGAAGCCGGTGGTCGAATCGCCCTTCCCCACCGGTACGACGCTGAAGGAGGGCACCAAGACGCTGGCGTTCGACGACCGGAACGCTCTGAAGGTGCCGCTCAATGACAAGGCATCCAATGTGGGCCGCCCGCAGTGCATGAAGATGGCGGCTCAGATCCTGTTCACGGTGAAGGACGTGACGTCCACCCGGGTGGAGCAGGTGGAGCTGCAGCGCAAGGACGGCTCGCAGCTGTGTGTGCTCAACGGAGGCCAGGCGGAGGAGTTCGCGCCGGATCGCTCGGGCAGGCCGGAGTACCAGTACTTCGTCGACAGCAAGAACCAGTTGGCGCTGCTGGTGGGCGCTGCCAAGGACATAGACGAGCCGGAGAATGTGCCGGGGCCGTTCGGTAATGGCCGGCTGCCGGTGAGCGCGGCCGGGGTGGCCCGCGACGAACGCACCGCGGCGGCGGTCTCCAAGGACGCCGACCGCCTGTTCGTGGCATCCATCATCTCGGACAGCGAGCTGGGCGACCCCGTGCTGCGGAGCAGGGGCAAGGACCGTGCCAGCCGTCTTTCGGCGCCCAGCTGGGACGGCCAGGGCGATCTGTGGGTGGCGGACCGTGACCCCGCACATCCGGCGTTGCTGCGCCTGGAGGACGGCGTCGGCACACCGCAGGACGTAAAGATCATCCCGGGTCTGGACGGCGCGCGCATCGAGGCGCTGAGGGTTTCGGCGGACGGTGTGCGGATAGCGCTGCTGCTGACGAAGGACGGCCGGACCACGCTGAAGATCGGACGGGTGGAGCGCCACGGTCCCAAGGACGACCCGGTGGTCTCCGTCGCGGAACTGCGGCCCGCCGCACCGCAGATGGAGACGGTGACAGCAGTCTCCTGGGCCGGTCCCAGCAGGCTCGTGGTGGTCGGCAAGGAGTCCGGCGGCGTACAGCAGGTGCGCTATATGCAGACGGACGGCTCCAGTTCGGCCGCGAGCATCCTGCCGGGGCTGAACCAGGTCAGGGCGGTCGCGGCCGCGGACGACGAAACCCGCCCCCTGGTGGCGTACTCCGAGGAGGACGGCATCGTCCGGCTGCCACCCGGCGCCAACTGGCAGACACTGGTCAAGAAGGGCTCGTCGCCGGTCTACCCCGGGTAG
- a CDS encoding ComF family protein — protein MRGWWREITGLVLPVACGGCGTPRTPLCEECASALYGAAARRARPVPEPAGLPVVHAAAPYEDAVRAVLLAHKERGALGLARPLGVALAGAVRAAVPRAVGGAGPLLLVPVPSARSAVRARGHDAARRIALAAAGELRRTGTEARALPVLRQRRAVADQSGLTARMRLANLAGALEVPGGAGRLLEGGRAVLVDDLMTTGASLVEATRALSAAMRSCPPGFVQPSAAVVAVPPLSFEINRN, from the coding sequence ATGCGGGGGTGGTGGCGGGAGATCACCGGGCTGGTGCTGCCGGTCGCATGCGGCGGCTGCGGCACGCCTCGTACGCCGCTGTGCGAGGAGTGCGCGAGCGCGCTGTACGGCGCCGCGGCGCGTCGGGCGCGGCCTGTGCCGGAGCCGGCGGGACTGCCGGTGGTGCATGCCGCCGCGCCGTACGAGGACGCGGTACGTGCCGTGCTGCTGGCGCACAAGGAGCGGGGCGCGCTGGGGCTGGCGCGGCCGCTCGGTGTGGCGCTCGCCGGGGCGGTGCGGGCCGCGGTGCCCCGGGCCGTCGGGGGAGCCGGTCCGCTGCTGCTCGTACCGGTGCCGTCGGCGCGGAGTGCGGTCAGGGCGCGGGGGCACGACGCCGCGCGGCGGATCGCACTGGCGGCCGCGGGCGAGCTTCGGCGTACGGGGACGGAGGCCAGGGCTCTTCCGGTGCTGCGCCAGCGGCGCGCGGTGGCCGACCAGTCGGGCCTCACGGCCCGCATGAGGCTCGCGAACCTGGCGGGGGCACTGGAGGTGCCCGGCGGGGCCGGACGGCTGCTGGAGGGCGGCAGAGCGGTGCTGGTGGACGATCTGATGACGACCGGAGCGTCGTTGGTCGAGGCGACGCGGGCACTGAGTGCCGCGATGAGGTCATGCCCTCCGGGATTCGTACAACCGAGTGCAGCGGTTGTCGCTGTCCCGCCGTTATCTTTCGAAATAAACCGGAACTGA
- the mtrB gene encoding MtrAB system histidine kinase MtrB, with product MPRGSVAPKPGEPGVRTGRAAGPGRERSRFGRLLQGGRLLQDGAPAGPVPRLVMRWVRRPLLPALRLWRRNIQLRVVASTLLMSLGVVLLLGLVVIGQVRNGLLDAKGKAAQSQAAGGFAVAQEKANAPVGPRGQDGAATDGRTAGSSWRSDLVEQLASGGQGAFNVVALSAHSEGAGSSRGPRTSGSVDHASIPPALRETVDQGTGTFETYIRIEYTNEEHDPEPGLVVGKRLNDIEGNPYELYYLFPLAQEEQSLNLVKGTLATAGLFVVVLLGAIAWLVVRQIVTPVRMAAGIAERLSAGRLQERMKVTGEDDIARLGEAFNKMAQNLQLKIQQLEELSRMQRRFVSDVSHELRTPLTTVRMAADVIHEARIDFDPVTARSAELLGDQLDRFESLLSDLLEISRFDAGAAALEAEPIDLREVVRRVIGGAEPLAERKGTRIRVVGDEQPVVAEADARRVERVLRNLVVNAVEHGEGRDVVVRMAVAGGAVAVAVRDYGVGLKPGEATRVFNRFWRADPARARTTGGTGLGLSIAVEDARLHGGWLQAWGEPGGGSQFRLTLPRTADEPLRGSPIPLEPEDSRQSRDRADSAGPKASGRRLSSVPAQPMTDRSPLPALPRSAPAGVDPAALPGSGARVVARSAGERYDADSAAQVSSDREDTTRGR from the coding sequence ATGCCCCGAGGCAGTGTTGCTCCGAAGCCCGGAGAGCCGGGAGTCCGTACGGGGCGGGCTGCCGGACCGGGCCGGGAGCGCTCGCGATTCGGCCGTCTGCTCCAGGGTGGACGGCTGCTCCAGGACGGGGCGCCGGCTGGGCCGGTACCCCGGCTCGTCATGCGCTGGGTGCGCCGTCCGCTGCTGCCCGCTCTGCGGTTGTGGCGGCGGAACATCCAGCTCAGGGTGGTCGCGAGCACGCTGCTGATGTCGCTCGGTGTGGTACTGCTTCTCGGCCTTGTCGTCATCGGGCAGGTGCGCAACGGTCTGCTCGATGCCAAGGGGAAAGCGGCCCAGAGCCAGGCGGCCGGTGGCTTCGCGGTGGCGCAGGAGAAGGCGAACGCGCCGGTCGGCCCCCGCGGGCAGGACGGCGCTGCCACGGACGGCAGGACTGCCGGGAGCTCGTGGCGGTCCGATCTTGTGGAGCAGCTGGCCAGTGGTGGCCAGGGTGCGTTCAATGTCGTGGCCTTGAGCGCGCACTCCGAGGGCGCCGGTTCCAGTCGCGGGCCCCGGACCTCGGGCAGCGTGGATCACGCGAGCATCCCCCCGGCCCTGCGGGAGACTGTCGACCAGGGGACGGGGACGTTCGAGACCTACATCCGGATCGAGTACACGAACGAAGAGCACGATCCGGAGCCCGGGCTGGTCGTCGGCAAGCGGCTGAACGACATCGAGGGCAATCCGTACGAGCTCTACTACCTTTTCCCGCTGGCACAGGAGGAGCAGTCGCTCAACCTGGTCAAGGGAACCCTCGCCACGGCCGGGCTCTTCGTCGTCGTCCTGCTCGGGGCCATCGCCTGGCTGGTGGTGCGGCAGATCGTCACGCCGGTGCGGATGGCGGCGGGGATCGCCGAGCGGCTCTCCGCCGGCCGGCTCCAGGAGCGGATGAAGGTCACGGGCGAGGACGACATCGCCAGACTGGGGGAGGCCTTCAACAAGATGGCGCAGAACCTCCAGCTCAAGATCCAGCAGCTGGAGGAGCTCTCCAGGATGCAGCGGCGCTTCGTCTCGGACGTTTCGCACGAGCTGCGTACGCCACTGACGACCGTACGGATGGCCGCAGACGTCATCCATGAGGCACGCATTGACTTCGACCCGGTGACGGCGCGCTCCGCCGAGCTCCTGGGGGATCAGCTCGACCGCTTCGAGTCGCTGCTCTCCGATCTGCTCGAGATCAGCCGCTTCGATGCCGGGGCGGCAGCGCTGGAGGCCGAGCCGATAGACCTGCGTGAGGTCGTACGGCGGGTGATCGGCGGTGCCGAGCCGCTGGCCGAGCGCAAGGGGACCCGGATACGGGTGGTCGGCGACGAGCAGCCTGTCGTGGCGGAGGCCGATGCCCGGCGTGTGGAGCGCGTGCTGCGCAATCTGGTCGTCAACGCTGTCGAGCACGGCGAGGGCCGGGACGTGGTGGTCCGTATGGCTGTGGCCGGCGGAGCTGTGGCGGTTGCCGTGCGGGACTACGGGGTGGGTCTGAAGCCGGGCGAGGCGACCCGGGTGTTCAACCGATTCTGGCGGGCCGATCCGGCGCGTGCCCGTACCACCGGTGGTACGGGGCTGGGGCTGTCCATCGCTGTCGAGGACGCCCGGCTGCACGGTGGCTGGCTGCAGGCGTGGGGCGAGCCGGGCGGTGGTTCGCAGTTCCGGCTGACCCTGCCGCGTACGGCGGACGAGCCGCTGCGCGGTTCGCCGATTCCGCTGGAGCCGGAGGATTCGCGGCAGAGCCGGGACCGCGCCGACTCCGCCGGGCCGAAGGCGAGCGGACGCCGGCTGTCGTCCGTGCCCGCGCAGCCGATGACGGACCGCTCCCCGCTGCCCGCACTGCCGCGTTCGGCGCCGGCCGGGGTGGATCCCGCGGCCCTTCCGGGCAGTGGTGCCCGGGTGGTGGCGCGTTCCGCGGGGGAGCGGTACGACGCCGACTCCGCGGCGCAGGTTTCTTCGGACCGGGAGGACACGACTCGTGGGCGCTGA
- the secA gene encoding preprotein translocase subunit SecA encodes MSVFNKLMRAGEGKILRKLHRIADQVNSIEEDFVNLSDAELRALTDEYKQRHADGESLDDLLPEAFATVREAAKRVLGQRHYDVQMMGGAALHLGFVAEMKTGEGKTLVGTLPAYLNALSGKGVHLITVNDYLAERDSEMMGRVHKFLGLSVGCILANMTPAQRREMYNCDITYGTNNEFGFDYLRDNMAWSQDELVQRGHNYAIVDEVDSILVDEARTPLIISGPADQATKWYGDFAKLVTRLTKGEAGNPLKGIEETGDYEVDEKKRTVAIHEPGVAKVEDWLGIDNLYESVNTPLVGYLNNAIKAKELFKKDKDYVVIDGEVMIVDEHTGRILAGRRYNEGMHQAIEAKEGVDIKDENQTLATITLQNFFRLYGKLSGMTGTAMTEAAEFHQIYKLGVVPIPTNKPMVRMDQSDLIYRTEVAKFAAVVDDIAEKHEKGQPILVGTTSVEKSEYLSQQLNKRGVQHEVLNAKQHDREATIVAQAGRKGAVTVATNMAGRGTDIKLGGNPDDLAEAELRQRGLDPDEHVEEWAAALPAALERAEEAVRAEHDEVTDLGGLYVLGTERHESRRIDNQLRGRSGRQGDPGESRFYLSLGDDLMRLFKAQMVERVMAMANVPDDVPIENKMVTRAIASAQSQVEQQNFETRKNVLKYDEVLNRQREVIYGERRRVLEGEDLHEQIRHFMDDTIDAYIQAETVEGFAEEWDLDRLWGAFKQLYPVKATVEELEEAAGDRAGITAEFIAESIKDDVHEQYDEREKQLGSDIMRELERRVVLSVLDRKWREHLYEMDYLQEGIGLRAMAQKDPLVEYQREGFDMFTAMMEGIKEESVGYLFNLEVQVEQQVEEVPVQDSPAKASLTKEDAVPAGAGRPEIRAKGLDAPQRPDRLHFSAPTVDGEGGVVEGDFDNDGGPARSETDGMTRAERRKAQKGGGRRRKK; translated from the coding sequence GTGTCCGTCTTCAACAAGCTCATGCGTGCAGGCGAAGGCAAGATCCTGCGCAAACTGCACCGCATTGCGGACCAGGTCAACTCCATCGAAGAGGACTTCGTCAACCTCTCCGACGCCGAGTTGCGGGCGCTCACCGATGAGTACAAGCAGCGCCATGCCGACGGTGAGAGCCTGGATGATCTGCTCCCCGAGGCCTTTGCGACAGTTCGCGAGGCCGCCAAGCGCGTTCTCGGTCAGCGCCACTACGACGTACAGATGATGGGCGGCGCGGCGCTGCACCTCGGATTCGTCGCCGAGATGAAGACCGGTGAGGGCAAGACCCTCGTCGGCACGCTTCCCGCGTATCTCAACGCGCTCTCGGGCAAGGGCGTCCACCTGATCACGGTCAATGACTACCTGGCCGAGCGTGACTCCGAGATGATGGGCCGGGTTCACAAGTTCCTGGGCCTGTCCGTCGGCTGCATCCTCGCCAATATGACGCCCGCGCAGCGCCGTGAGATGTACAACTGCGACATCACGTACGGCACGAACAACGAGTTCGGCTTCGACTACCTGCGCGACAACATGGCGTGGTCCCAGGACGAGCTCGTCCAGCGCGGCCACAACTACGCCATCGTCGACGAGGTCGACTCGATCCTCGTCGACGAGGCCCGTACGCCGCTGATCATCTCCGGCCCCGCCGACCAGGCCACCAAGTGGTACGGCGACTTCGCCAAGCTGGTCACGCGCCTGACCAAGGGTGAGGCGGGCAACCCCCTCAAGGGCATCGAGGAGACCGGCGACTACGAGGTCGACGAGAAGAAGCGCACCGTCGCCATCCACGAGCCGGGCGTCGCCAAGGTCGAGGACTGGCTGGGTATCGACAACCTCTACGAGTCGGTGAACACCCCGCTCGTGGGTTACCTGAACAACGCCATCAAGGCCAAGGAACTGTTCAAGAAGGACAAGGACTACGTCGTCATCGACGGCGAAGTCATGATCGTCGACGAGCACACCGGCCGTATCCTCGCCGGCCGCCGCTACAACGAGGGCATGCACCAGGCGATCGAGGCGAAGGAAGGGGTGGACATCAAGGACGAGAACCAGACCCTCGCCACGATCACCCTGCAGAACTTCTTCCGCCTCTACGGCAAGCTGTCCGGTATGACCGGTACGGCCATGACCGAGGCCGCCGAGTTCCACCAGATCTACAAGCTGGGCGTCGTGCCGATCCCGACGAACAAGCCCATGGTCCGCATGGACCAGTCCGACCTGATCTACCGCACCGAGGTCGCCAAGTTCGCGGCGGTCGTCGACGACATCGCGGAGAAGCACGAGAAGGGCCAGCCGATCCTGGTCGGCACCACCTCGGTCGAGAAGTCCGAGTACCTCTCGCAGCAGCTCAACAAGCGTGGCGTCCAGCACGAGGTGCTCAACGCCAAGCAGCACGACCGGGAGGCGACGATCGTCGCCCAGGCCGGCCGCAAGGGCGCTGTGACCGTCGCCACGAACATGGCCGGCCGTGGTACGGACATCAAGCTCGGGGGCAACCCCGACGACCTCGCCGAGGCGGAGCTGCGCCAGCGCGGCCTGGACCCCGACGAGCACGTCGAGGAGTGGGCCGCGGCCCTGCCCGCCGCGCTGGAGCGGGCCGAGGAGGCCGTCAGGGCCGAGCACGACGAGGTCACCGACCTCGGTGGGCTGTATGTCCTGGGCACCGAACGGCACGAGTCGCGTCGTATCGACAACCAGCTGCGCGGTCGTTCCGGCCGTCAGGGCGACCCGGGCGAGTCCCGCTTCTACCTGTCGCTGGGCGACGACCTGATGCGTCTGTTCAAGGCGCAGATGGTCGAGCGTGTGATGGCGATGGCGAATGTGCCGGACGACGTCCCGATCGAGAACAAGATGGTGACGCGCGCGATCGCGTCGGCACAGTCGCAGGTCGAGCAGCAGAACTTCGAGACGCGTAAGAACGTCCTGAAGTACGACGAGGTCCTCAACCGCCAGCGTGAGGTCATCTACGGCGAGCGCCGCCGCGTCCTGGAGGGTGAGGACCTGCACGAGCAGATCCGTCACTTCATGGACGACACCATCGACGCCTACATCCAGGCGGAGACCGTCGAGGGCTTCGCGGAGGAGTGGGACCTGGACCGGCTGTGGGGTGCGTTCAAGCAGCTCTACCCGGTGAAGGCGACCGTCGAGGAGCTGGAGGAGGCGGCCGGCGACCGTGCCGGGATCACCGCCGAGTTCATCGCCGAGTCCATCAAGGACGACGTCCACGAGCAGTACGACGAGCGCGAGAAGCAGCTCGGCTCGGACATCATGCGTGAGCTCGAGCGGCGCGTCGTGCTGTCCGTCCTGGACCGCAAGTGGCGCGAGCACCTCTACGAGATGGACTACCTCCAGGAGGGCATCGGCCTGCGCGCGATGGCGCAGAAGGACCCGCTGGTCGAGTACCAGCGCGAGGGCTTCGACATGTTCACCGCCATGATGGAGGGCATCAAGGAGGAGTCCGTCGGCTACCTGTTCAACCTGGAGGTCCAGGTCGAGCAGCAGGTCGAGGAGGTCCCGGTGCAGGACTCCCCGGCGAAGGCCTCGCTCACCAAGGAGGACGCGGTGCCGGCGGGCGCCGGGCGTCCGGAGATCCGTGCCAAGGGACTGGACGCTCCGCAGCGCCCCGACCGGCTGCACTTCTCGGCTCCCACGGTGGACGGCGAGGGCGGTGTCGTCGAGGGCGACTTCGACAATGACGGCGGCCCGGCCCGGTCCGAGACGGACGGGATGACGCGTGCCGAGCGCCGGAAGGCGCAGAAGGGCGGCGGGCGCCGCCGCAAGAAGTAG
- a CDS encoding response regulator transcription factor encodes MADSFGPVHGDTGDTEGTVVDVAAESGGSRKEPIRVLVVDDHALFRRGLEIVLAQEEDIQVVGEAGDGAEAVDKAADLLPDIVLMDVRMPKRGGIEACTSIKEVAPSAKIIMLTISDEEADLYDAIKAGATGYLLKEISTDEVATAIRAVADGQSQISPSMASKLLTEFKSMIQRTDERRLVPAPRLTERELEVLKLVATGMNNRDIAKELFISENTVKNHVRNILEKLQLHSRMEAVVYAMREKILEIR; translated from the coding sequence ATGGCGGACAGCTTCGGACCGGTGCACGGCGACACGGGCGATACCGAGGGCACGGTCGTCGATGTCGCCGCGGAGTCGGGCGGTTCCCGCAAGGAGCCGATCCGGGTCCTTGTGGTGGACGACCACGCTCTCTTCCGTCGGGGCCTGGAGATCGTCCTCGCACAGGAGGAGGACATCCAGGTTGTCGGCGAGGCCGGTGACGGGGCGGAGGCCGTCGACAAGGCCGCAGATCTGCTGCCCGACATCGTGCTGATGGATGTGCGGATGCCCAAACGCGGCGGTATCGAGGCCTGCACCTCCATCAAGGAGGTGGCCCCCAGCGCGAAGATCATCATGCTGACGATCAGCGACGAGGAGGCCGACCTCTACGACGCGATCAAGGCGGGCGCCACCGGCTATCTCCTCAAGGAGATCTCCACCGACGAGGTGGCCACGGCGATCCGTGCGGTGGCCGACGGCCAGTCGCAGATCAGCCCGTCCATGGCTTCCAAGCTCCTCACCGAGTTCAAGTCGATGATCCAGCGCACAGATGAACGCAGGCTCGTCCCCGCGCCCCGGCTGACCGAGCGGGAGCTGGAAGTGCTCAAACTGGTCGCCACGGGCATGAACAACCGCGATATCGCCAAGGAGCTGTTCATCTCCGAGAACACCGTGAAGAACCACGTCCGCAACATCCTGGAGAAGCTTCAGCTGCACTCCAGGATGGAGGCCGTGGTCTACGCGATGCGGGAGAAGATCCTCGAGATCCGCTAG
- a CDS encoding winged helix-turn-helix domain-containing protein: MTILPRPAAELSADEARRIALRAQGFLGAPDRRGGVRGVLRHLGAVQLDTISVLARSHELIPYARLGAVGRRTVEDAYWTEGHSFEYWSHAACILPVEEWPHFAFRRRAYRGRPHWYHELADGAYDQVIKQLRAEGPLTATELGGAKNKGEWWDWSESKVAVERALMHGEVVCTERRSWKRVYDLAERAIPDAVLHDDLDDAECLRRLVRLAGQSLGVGTRADIADYHRLKGEQFDAVVADSGLVPVTVEGWSKPAWADPEALASAPRGRHRTTLLSPFDSLIWERARTERIFGFIHRLEAYVPKPKRVYGYFAMPLLSGGKLLGRVDPAREGTTLVARQVSLQTPKAVAPMAQALREAAEWVGCDSVRVESVRVESAQGERTERPDLAAELVRALA, translated from the coding sequence ATGACGATCCTGCCGCGCCCCGCCGCCGAACTCTCCGCCGACGAGGCCCGCCGCATAGCGCTGCGCGCCCAAGGGTTCCTGGGCGCGCCCGACCGGCGGGGCGGGGTGCGGGGTGTGCTGCGGCATCTCGGCGCCGTACAGCTGGACACGATCTCGGTGCTTGCCCGCTCGCACGAGCTGATTCCGTACGCCCGCCTCGGCGCCGTCGGCCGCCGCACGGTCGAGGACGCGTACTGGACCGAGGGGCACAGCTTCGAGTACTGGTCGCACGCGGCCTGCATCCTGCCCGTCGAGGAGTGGCCGCATTTCGCCTTCCGCCGACGCGCCTACCGCGGCCGCCCGCACTGGTACCACGAGCTCGCCGACGGCGCCTACGACCAGGTCATCAAGCAGCTGCGCGCCGAAGGCCCGCTCACCGCGACAGAGTTGGGCGGCGCGAAGAACAAGGGTGAGTGGTGGGACTGGTCGGAGTCGAAGGTCGCCGTCGAGCGGGCGCTGATGCACGGCGAGGTGGTGTGCACCGAGCGGCGCAGCTGGAAGCGGGTATACGACCTGGCCGAGCGGGCGATCCCGGACGCCGTCCTCCACGACGACCTGGACGATGCGGAGTGCCTGCGCCGGCTCGTCCGGCTCGCCGGCCAGTCCCTCGGCGTCGGCACCCGCGCGGACATCGCCGACTACCACCGGCTCAAGGGCGAGCAGTTCGACGCGGTGGTCGCTGACTCCGGACTGGTGCCGGTCACGGTCGAGGGCTGGTCGAAGCCGGCCTGGGCGGATCCCGAGGCACTGGCGAGCGCGCCCCGTGGCCGCCATCGCACGACCCTCCTCTCCCCCTTCGACTCGCTGATCTGGGAGCGGGCGCGTACGGAACGGATCTTCGGTTTCATCCACCGCCTCGAGGCGTACGTCCCCAAGCCCAAGCGGGTGTACGGCTATTTCGCGATGCCTCTGCTGTCGGGCGGCAAGCTGCTGGGTCGCGTCGACCCGGCGCGCGAGGGGACGACCTTGGTGGCGCGCCAGGTGTCCCTTCAGACCCCGAAGGCCGTGGCCCCCATGGCGCAGGCCCTGCGCGAGGCCGCGGAGTGGGTCGGCTGCGATTCCGTACGCGTCGAATCCGTACGGGTCGAGTCCGCACAGGGCGAACGCACCGAGCGCCCCGACCTCGCCGCGGAGCTGGTCCGGGCGCTTGCCTGA